GCTTTCTTTAATGCAGGAGCATCGTTAATTCCATCTCCTACCATACAGATCATCTCACCCTTATCTTGATATTTATCAACCTGATCCATTTTATCTTCTGGTAAGCAATCAGATTTTATATATTTTACTCCAACGGCATTGGCAATATGATAAGCCGCTCTGCTATTATCTCCAGTTAATAATATACTGCTGACACCAATTTCATGAATGTTTTTTATCATTTTTGAAGCACCTGCACGTACCTCGTCAGAAAGAGCTATAAAGCCTGCCAGCACTTGATTTACAGCTATGTATATAATAGTACATCCTTCATTTATATATGTATCTGCTTTTTCAGATATTTTTTTTGGTATAGAAATAGATTTTTCAGATAGCATTTTATTATTTCCAGCAATGATAAAGTCTTTTTCTATTTTTCCACTAACTCCACGTCCTGCTATCATATTAAAATTTTCTATTTCTTTTGTTGTAACTTTTGAAACAGATTTAAAGTGCTCTACAATTGCTTTTCCCAAAGGATGCTCCGATCGCATTTCTAAAGACGCTGTAAGTAACAATAACTTTTCAGATGATATATCTTTTTCAAAACTCTCTACAACATTTACTATAGGTTTACCATAAGTAAGTGTACCTGTTTTATCAAAGGCAATATATTTTATTTTAGCAAGTCTTTCTAATGCATCTCCTTCTCTCACTAAAATGCCATACTTTGTAACATTGCCTATACCTGCCATAATAGCAGTAGGTGTTGCAAGCACTAAGGCACATGGACAAAATACAACCAGTATTGTTACAGAACGTATAATTTCACCAGTAAAAATCCATGTTAAAATAGCAGCAGTTAGTGCAATTACTACAATCCAAGTAGCCCATCTATCAGCCATACCTACAATTTTTGCCTTGCCGGCATCAGCAGATTCTACAAGCTTAATCATTTTTTGCATTGAACTATCCGAATCCACTTTTGTAGCTCTCATTTCAAAAGTACCAAATTGATTTACGGTTCCACTAAAAACCTCATCATTAACACCTTTATCCACTGGCAAAGATTCCCCTGTCATTACTGCTTGATTAATAGATGTTTGTCCACTTATAATTATTCCATCTACTGCAATACTTTCTCCAGCAAGGACCCGTAGAGTATCTCCAATCTTTACTTCACTGGAAGAAATTATACGTTCCTCTCCATTTATTATGATTCTTGCAGTACTAGGAGTGAGATTAACCAACTTTTCAATACCCGCACGAGCTTTGGCAACAGTTCTTTCCTCTAATAAAGCTCCAATAGTCATAATAAATGCCACTTCTCCCGCAGCAAAAATTTCACCTATAAATATGGCTGCAACTAACGCAATAGAAACTAGAACATCAGCCTTTATATCAAATTCAGTAATTAAGCCCTCTATTGCTCCTTTTATAATGGGAATCCCACAAAGTATAATAGCTATCCAAGCTATATCAAAGGGCAAGTTACCTTTAAAAACATTAAAGAAACTAAATACAAGTGATAATCCTGATAATACAACAAATATAATTGTATGCTTTTCTTCATCCACTAACCATTCTTTCATTATGTTATTCCTCCTTTATACCTTATACCCCTATATAGTATATTGAATTATCATATATGTCAATATTTATCTAAAAAAATAAAACCTTTAGCAAAAAATATCACTAAAGGTAATTTACAATTTGTTACAAACTATATTTATGAAACTATTTTTCTTAATCTAATGTGATAGTTATCTGTATAGCTACAAGGAGATTACAATTCTTTTTATCCCATACGCGAAAAATGTTCTACTGCCTTTGCAAATTCTGCAATAGTTTTTTCTGCATCGCCATGTTCGATTCCTTCTCGAACACAATGCTGTAAATGTCCCTCTAAAATTATTTGTCCAACTTTATGTAAAGCAGATTTTGCAGCATTAATCTGTACTAAAACATCTTCGCAGGGAACATCTTTATCTACCATTTCAGAAATTCCTCGTACCTGTCCCTCAATTCTTTTTAATCTCGCTTGTACTTTTGGAACATCCATACATTTTCTCATAGCTTTATCTCCAATCAAATATTAATAATCACCATCTACATCTATAGATTATATAAACAGCTGTATCTTGTCAATGTTTTCTGTGATTACTTGCAATTGCTTTACTATTTGTTATTATAAACTTTACAGGGAAAATGTATTTGATATGGGAAATATATTATATATTTCTTTCAATTATCACAACTAATAAAAATCTTTCTCTGCTATATAAAAATTGCTTCAACTGCTTTCTCATAGCCGCCTGATTCCTTAAAAGAATCACTTATCTTTTTAATATTTTCAACATAATTTGAATCTGTTAAAACTTTTCCAATAGAAGTTTTTAAAATTTCTGCAGTAAGTTTGTCCTTATCAAGAGAAATAGCTGCGCCAAGTTCCGATGCCCTTTTTGCCATATAGGGCTGATCTCCTCCTATAGGTATTGCCACAAATGGCACATTATTATACAGTAAATCACTAATACTATTCATTCCTGCATGTGTTACCGCCACATCTGCATATTTTAAAATTTGTGATTGAGGAACATAATTTTTAACTATGAAATTTTCAGGTATGTTAAACTTGGAAATATCTATATTGTATGCAGTCATAACTACTACAGCATCACTATCTTTAAAACTTTCAAAGAATATATCATAAAGATTAATATGCATATTGTTAAATACAGTTCCCAGGGAAATGTATATAACTTTCTTCCCCTGCAGCCTTTCAAAGGGAAAATCTAAATTCTCTTTTCTATCATATATT
This genomic window from Clostridium pasteurianum DSM 525 = ATCC 6013 contains:
- a CDS encoding heavy metal translocating P-type ATPase, giving the protein MKEWLVDEEKHTIIFVVLSGLSLVFSFFNVFKGNLPFDIAWIAIILCGIPIIKGAIEGLITEFDIKADVLVSIALVAAIFIGEIFAAGEVAFIMTIGALLEERTVAKARAGIEKLVNLTPSTARIIINGEERIISSSEVKIGDTLRVLAGESIAVDGIIISGQTSINQAVMTGESLPVDKGVNDEVFSGTVNQFGTFEMRATKVDSDSSMQKMIKLVESADAGKAKIVGMADRWATWIVVIALTAAILTWIFTGEIIRSVTILVVFCPCALVLATPTAIMAGIGNVTKYGILVREGDALERLAKIKYIAFDKTGTLTYGKPIVNVVESFEKDISSEKLLLLTASLEMRSEHPLGKAIVEHFKSVSKVTTKEIENFNMIAGRGVSGKIEKDFIIAGNNKMLSEKSISIPKKISEKADTYINEGCTIIYIAVNQVLAGFIALSDEVRAGASKMIKNIHEIGVSSILLTGDNSRAAYHIANAVGVKYIKSDCLPEDKMDQVDKYQDKGEMICMVGDGINDAPALKKAHVGVAMASIGSDIAVDAADIALVNDDINCIPHLLSLSKKIMKTIKLNLILSMGLNFAAIILAITGILNPIVGALVHNVGSVAVIINSSLLLKWKDKR
- a CDS encoding metal-sensing transcriptional repressor; amino-acid sequence: MRKCMDVPKVQARLKRIEGQVRGISEMVDKDVPCEDVLVQINAAKSALHKVGQIILEGHLQHCVREGIEHGDAEKTIAEFAKAVEHFSRMG